One Candida dubliniensis CD36 chromosome 1, complete sequence genomic region harbors:
- a CDS encoding conserved hypothetical protein (spliced gene) has translation MDFCFFLIGFKEFNKPLPDIGNIPCYCGHCHNQSAFAVRTINCVTLFFIPVLPFYYQKRLKCNICGTTGGLDATAIDRMKSGQPVAIG, from the exons ATGGAtttctgtttctttcttattGGAT TCAAAGAATTTAATAAGCCATTACCAGATATAGGAAATATCCCTTGCTACTGTGGCCATTGTCACAATCAAAGTGCGTTCGCTGTGAGAACAATTAATTGCGTTactttgtttttcattCCGGTGTTGCCCTTTTACTACCAGAAAAGATTGAAATGTAACATTTGTGGAACAACTGGTGGTCTTGACGCTACCGCAATAGACCGAATGAAGCTGGGCCAACCAGTGGCTATAGGCTGA
- a CDS encoding 30 kda heat shock protein (Similar to S. cerevisiae HSP30) yields the protein MAVASTFIHNNLELMNRNTATSVNPTNKLVNMHITAHGSDWLWAAFSVFLLLTIIHLLLFLYGLLKRPGLKNSLLVLPLFTNAVFSVGYFTYASNLGYAWQAVEFHHAGTGLRQIFYAKFIAWFVGWPAVLALYEIVTSTVLDRIEENPNIFKKFFLIFQTWLVKFIFVEIYVLGLLIGSIIFSTYKFGYFTFAVFFQLLLMVWVGRDLHKSFRSPSHSNIANFFLIFYYLVWILYPVAWGLSEGGNVIQPDSEAVFYGILDLITFGLMPTILIFFAMKGCDEEFFSKLWQYHVKAESEAIQENEKIVAETPSTEAGVVDAEVENEAHV from the coding sequence ATGGCTGTTGCATCTACATTTATCCACAACAACCTTGAACTTATGAACCGTAATACCGCCACTTCGGTCAATCCAACCAACAAGTTGGTTAACATGCATATTACTGCACACGGTAGTGATTGGTTATGGGCTGCATTCTCGGTGTTTCTTTTGTTAACCATCATTCACTTGCTTCTTTTCTTGTACGGTCTTCTCAAAAGACCAGGTCTTAAAAACTCATTGTTGGTACTTCCATTATTTACCAATGCTGTTTTTTCCGTGGGTTATTTTACTTACGCATCAAACTTGGGTTATGCATGGCAAGCAGTTGAATTCCATCATGCTGGTACTGGGTTGAGACAAATCTTCTACGCCAAGTTCATTGCTTGGTTTGTTGGTTGGCCTGCTGTTTTGGCTCTTTACGAGATTGTTACTAGCACTGTTCTTGACagaattgaagaaaatccaaacattttcaaaaaattctttttgattttccaaACTTGGTTagttaaatttatttttgttgagaTCTACGTGTTAGGTTTGTTAATTGGTTCCATTATCTTCTCTACTTATAAGTTTGGTTACTTTACTTTTGCTGtctttttccaattgttgCTTATGGTATGGGTAGGAAGAGATCTTCATAAATCTTTCAGATCACCATCCCATTCTAACATTGCTAACTTCTTCCTTATTTTCTACTATCTTGTTTGGATTTTGTATCCAGTTGCTTGGGGTTTGAGTGAAGGTGGTAACGTTATTCAACCAGATTCTGAAGCTGTTTTCTACGGtattttggatttgatCACTTTCGGTCTTATGCCAACCATTTTGATCTTTTTCGCCATGAAAGGTTGTGATGAAGAATTCTTCAGTAAACTTTGGCAATATCATGTTAAGGCTGAATCTGAAGCAAttcaa